A region of the Strix aluco isolate bStrAlu1 chromosome 9, bStrAlu1.hap1, whole genome shotgun sequence genome:
GAAAGTAAAGAATCGGGTCGACACAGCTATTGAGGCTGGCCAGACCCCTCGTCACTTGGTAAGTGGCATAAACCTTATCGTTGAAGGCACACATCTGTGGAGTCTGAAAATCCACCCTGGCTCTTAGATTTAAGGTCTTCATCACGTGGAAGGGAAGGTAAGACACAGCAAAGACCGTCAACACAATAATAACCAGGTAAATCGACTTTCTCCTGAGAGGAGAATTGTCCAAATCTTTGTAAATCAGAGCTTTCACAATGAGCCCATAGCAACCAAGAATCAGTATGAACGGGATGCAGAACATAAGCACCGTGGTGCACATGCTGTAAATGAAGTAACTTCTCAGGTAATCATCAGCTGTTGTGTCATAGCACGTTGTGGTTTTATTCTTCCTTATCCCCGTTCCCGAGTAGAAGAGTATCGGAGAAATCACGGCCACCACGATGACCCAGACCAGGGTGCTGATGTACACCGCGTTCTTCTTCTTCAGCCTCCCCAGCGACTTCAAGGGATGCACCACCCCTGTGTACCTGTGCACGCTTATGCAAGTCAGAAACAAAATGCTGCCGTACAGGTTCACATGGAAGATGAACCTCTGCAGCTTGCACATGATATCTCCGAAGATCCAGTCCGTTTTATTGAAGTAGTAAAAGATGAGGGCGGGCAGAGTCAAGACATACAAGAAATCGGCCAGTGCCAGGTTGAACATGTAAACCGAGATGCCGCTCCAGGGCCTCATGTGGAAGACAAACATCCAGATGGCCACGCTGTTGCCCAAAAACCCAGTGATGAAGACCAGAATGTAGACGGTGGGCAGGTAATAGAACTGGAAGCCAGTTTTGGTCAGGGAACACTTGGTGGTGGCGTTTCCCGCAGACCAGCCACTGCTGGATAACAGGTTGGGTTCAGTTCCATtcagagcagcagagaagaggACTTCAGTCATGATCCTTCCACCAGAGTCACATCAGTCTGAGGTGAAGCAACGAAGTCTCTACAGGAACAGCGACGCATCTAAATagagaaaagagcaaagaaaaccTAACTG
Encoded here:
- the P2RY1 gene encoding P2Y purinoceptor 1, whose amino-acid sequence is MTEVLFSAALNGTEPNLLSSSGWSAGNATTKCSLTKTGFQFYYLPTVYILVFITGFLGNSVAIWMFVFHMRPWSGISVYMFNLALADFLYVLTLPALIFYYFNKTDWIFGDIMCKLQRFIFHVNLYGSILFLTCISVHRYTGVVHPLKSLGRLKKKNAVYISTLVWVIVVAVISPILFYSGTGIRKNKTTTCYDTTADDYLRSYFIYSMCTTVLMFCIPFILILGCYGLIVKALIYKDLDNSPLRRKSIYLVIIVLTVFAVSYLPFHVMKTLNLRARVDFQTPQMCAFNDKVYATYQVTRGLASLNSCVDPILYFLAGDTFRRRLSRATRKSSRRSEHNVQSKSEEMTLNILSEYKQNGDTSL